In a single window of the Streptomyces cinnabarinus genome:
- a CDS encoding chaplin: MRQVTRKGLMTVAAATGVIAAAGGAAQADSGASGSSSNSPGVLSGNTVQAPVHAPVNACGNTVDVVGVLNPAVGNTCVNHSVRSGGAGASGGSGSSGGAHSGGYASDSPGVASGNHVQVPVHAPVNVCGNSVNVVGVGNGATGNDCGNGGGSGDDGDGYGNPPGAPEQPGSPGGPEHPGGPGGPEHPGDSGSHPGNPNNPSDRDNPDGTSRPGTPGTPSTSGDVTPDGTPRADLPGAGSVTEPDGLGRLAATGSELPLGLVLPAGAGALLAGAVLYRKARASA; the protein is encoded by the coding sequence ATGCGACAGGTCACCCGCAAGGGCCTGATGACCGTGGCGGCCGCGACCGGCGTGATCGCCGCCGCGGGAGGGGCCGCCCAGGCCGACTCCGGCGCGAGCGGATCCAGCTCGAACTCGCCCGGAGTGCTGTCGGGCAACACGGTCCAGGCGCCGGTGCACGCGCCGGTCAACGCCTGCGGCAACACGGTCGACGTCGTCGGGGTGCTCAACCCGGCGGTCGGCAACACGTGCGTCAATCACTCGGTGCGCTCCGGGGGCGCCGGGGCTTCCGGAGGCTCCGGGAGCTCTGGGGGCGCGCACTCCGGCGGGTACGCCTCGGACTCGCCCGGTGTGGCATCCGGCAACCATGTCCAGGTGCCCGTCCATGCGCCGGTCAATGTCTGCGGCAACAGCGTCAATGTTGTCGGGGTGGGCAATGGGGCCACCGGCAATGACTGCGGGAACGGAGGCGGATCCGGGGACGACGGCGACGGGTACGGGAATCCTCCGGGGGCGCCGGAACAGCCCGGCAGTCCGGGAGGGCCGGAGCACCCGGGCGGTCCCGGCGGCCCGGAGCACCCGGGCGACTCCGGGAGCCATCCGGGTAACCCGAACAACCCGAGTGATCGCGACAATCCGGACGGCACGTCTCGTCCCGGAACCCCGGGCACCCCGTCCACCTCGGGCGATGTGACACCCGACGGCACCCCGCGGGCCGACCTGCCGGGAGCCGGGTCCGTCACCGAGCCCGACGGTCTCGGCCGGCTCGCCGCCACCGGCAGTGAGCTTCCGCTGGGCCTCGTCCTCCCCGCGGGCGCGGGGGCGCTGCTGGCGGGCGCGGTGCTGTACCGCAAGGCGCGGGCCTCGGCCTGA
- a CDS encoding LLM class F420-dependent oxidoreductase, translating into MQLGINLGYWGAGMDGDNLAVAQEADRLGYAVCWAAEAYGSDAATVLSWVAAKTERIDVGSAIFQIPARQPAMTAMTAATLDSLSGGRFRLGLGVSGPQVSEGWYGVKFDKPLSRTREYVEIVRKAMSRERLSHDGEHWTLPLPGGPGKPIKLTVHPTREHIPLYIAAIGPKNLEQTGEIADGALLIFPSAEHLEDTAIKYLRAGREKAGKTLDGFDVCPTVPLALGDDKDVTALADTFRPYTALYVGGMGSRKQNFYNQLAQRMGYEKEAAEIQDKYLSGDKQGAAAAVPHDLIDSTTLLGSVDRIADRMKAYAAAGVTSLTLAPAGFTLDERLASLRAGTEALERAGLA; encoded by the coding sequence ATGCAGCTCGGGATCAACCTCGGCTACTGGGGTGCCGGAATGGACGGCGACAACCTCGCCGTCGCCCAGGAGGCCGACCGCCTCGGCTACGCCGTCTGCTGGGCCGCCGAGGCCTACGGCTCGGACGCCGCCACCGTGCTCAGCTGGGTCGCCGCCAAGACCGAGCGCATCGACGTCGGCTCGGCCATCTTCCAGATCCCGGCCCGCCAGCCGGCGATGACCGCGATGACCGCCGCCACCCTCGACTCCCTCTCCGGCGGCCGCTTCCGCCTCGGCCTCGGCGTCTCCGGACCGCAGGTCTCCGAGGGCTGGTACGGCGTCAAGTTCGACAAGCCGCTCTCCCGCACCCGCGAGTACGTCGAGATCGTCCGCAAGGCGATGAGCCGCGAGCGCCTCAGTCACGACGGTGAGCACTGGACGCTGCCGCTGCCCGGCGGCCCCGGCAAGCCCATCAAGCTCACCGTGCACCCCACCCGCGAGCACATCCCGCTGTACATCGCCGCGATCGGCCCGAAGAACCTCGAACAGACCGGCGAGATCGCCGACGGCGCGCTGCTGATCTTCCCCTCCGCCGAGCACCTGGAGGACACGGCGATCAAGTACCTGCGCGCGGGCCGGGAGAAGGCCGGCAAGACCCTCGACGGATTCGACGTCTGCCCCACCGTGCCGCTCGCCCTGGGCGACGACAAGGACGTGACGGCACTCGCCGACACCTTCCGCCCCTACACCGCCCTGTACGTCGGCGGCATGGGCAGCCGCAAGCAGAACTTCTACAACCAGCTCGCCCAGCGCATGGGGTACGAGAAGGAAGCCGCGGAGATCCAGGACAAGTACCTCTCCGGCGACAAGCAGGGCGCCGCCGCGGCCGTACCGCACGACCTGATCGACTCCACCACCCTGCTCGGTTCCGTGGACCGGATCGCCGACCGGATGAAGGCCTACGCGGCGGCCGGGGTCACCAGCCTCACGCTCGCCCCCGCGGGCTTCACCCTCGACGAGCGCCTCGCCTCGCTGCGGGCCGGCACCGAGGCCCTGGAGCGGGCCGGACTCGCGTAA
- a CDS encoding aldo/keto reductase, producing the protein MEQRHLGRTGLRVSRIGLGTLTWGRDTDEHDAADLLKTFWEAGGTLIDTADVYGDGEAEYLLGQLMEGLVPRRDLVISTKAGSVPDPDRRFDGSRGHLLAALDASLARLGTEYVDLWHIHAFDPDTPLEETLQALDIAVSSGRARYAGVSNFCGWQLAKAATWQLAAPGIRTRLASTQLEYSLLQRGVEREVLPAALDLGIGLLPSSPLGRGVLTGKYRAAAAPPDSRGASEHLAPFVAPYLDDTASRIVDAVQTAADGLAVTPLQVALAWVRDRPGVTAPIIGARNAQQLTAALSVEALSLPDEICRALDDVSAPVHRYPDHDWSTL; encoded by the coding sequence ATGGAGCAGAGGCATCTCGGCCGGACCGGCCTTCGTGTGTCCCGTATCGGACTCGGCACCCTCACCTGGGGCAGGGACACCGACGAGCACGACGCCGCGGACCTCTTGAAGACGTTCTGGGAAGCCGGCGGGACGCTCATCGACACGGCGGACGTGTACGGCGACGGGGAGGCCGAGTATCTGCTCGGGCAGCTCATGGAAGGGCTGGTGCCGCGCCGGGACCTGGTCATCTCGACCAAGGCGGGCAGCGTGCCCGACCCGGACCGCCGGTTCGACGGCTCCCGGGGGCATCTGCTCGCCGCCCTGGACGCCTCGCTGGCCCGGCTCGGCACCGAGTACGTCGACCTGTGGCACATCCACGCCTTCGACCCGGACACCCCGCTGGAGGAGACCCTCCAGGCCCTCGACATCGCGGTCAGCAGCGGCCGGGCGCGGTACGCGGGCGTCTCCAACTTCTGCGGCTGGCAGCTCGCCAAGGCCGCGACCTGGCAGCTGGCGGCGCCGGGCATACGGACCCGGCTGGCCAGTACGCAGCTGGAGTACTCGCTGCTCCAGCGGGGCGTGGAGCGCGAGGTGCTGCCCGCCGCGCTGGACCTCGGCATCGGGCTGCTGCCGTCCTCACCGCTCGGGCGGGGCGTGCTCACCGGCAAGTACCGGGCCGCCGCTGCGCCACCCGACTCCCGGGGCGCGTCCGAGCACTTGGCGCCCTTCGTCGCGCCGTATCTCGACGACACCGCGAGCCGGATCGTGGACGCGGTGCAGACCGCGGCGGACGGACTCGCGGTGACCCCGCTCCAGGTGGCCCTCGCCTGGGTGCGCGACCGGCCGGGGGTGACCGCGCCCATCATCGGCGCGCGCAACGCGCAGCAGCTCACGGCGGCATTGTCAGTGGAGGCCCTTAGTCTTCCTGACGAGATCTGCCGGGCGCTCGACGATGTGTCGGCGCCCGTGCACCGCTATCCCGATCACGACTGGAGCACGCTGTGA
- the chpH gene encoding chaplin ChpH, with amino-acid sequence MIKKIVAAAAATGGLVLAGAGLAVADSGAQGAAVHSPGVLSGNVVQVPVHIPVNVCGNTISVIGLLNPAFGNTCVNK; translated from the coding sequence ATGATCAAGAAGATCGTCGCCGCTGCGGCTGCCACCGGTGGTCTGGTTCTCGCGGGTGCCGGCCTGGCCGTCGCCGACTCCGGTGCCCAGGGTGCCGCCGTGCACTCCCCGGGTGTCCTGTCCGGCAACGTGGTCCAGGTTCCTGTGCACATCCCGGTGAACGTGTGCGGCAACACGATCTCCGTGATCGGGCTGCTGAACCCCGCCTTCGGCAACACCTGCGTGAACAAGTGA
- a CDS encoding helix-hairpin-helix domain-containing protein, which translates to MSTEPETTEPEITGNPEPGAPGASEGDEGPASEGAQGAEGGASGEGAQLSEAGAELAAQRVERERIARRKAEKAGPVEAGGKLSGTAADLLAAVRAVEGGAKPAATVFAEPEPAPRRSAQEPGRRAQPVVAEAPAAPAAEAVAGVAQVLAEGGAPGTLAPQVAAALGEGADEQLRADPWQLLRVGGVRPEQADGFARALLGAECGPDDERRGRALTVWLLEQAAVAGHTALELPTLTAALARQGVPDADAAVEHTLAEGEALAFQDALDDAPAAGDAGGEEGEERPVRVLVGLERYALAEESLADGLGRLINSVPKQDGSAGAWDEAAASAGGSAGELIRAVAGHALVLHTGGAASLAEPAALLRAAHGMGLRAWAAAHSPLGRSDFAKLLEVDAGDSPPTGPLSGIGTVTLAGLLSGAEGPGRDVDGALDLDLLVVVDAPQLDVEAAALVVESLADGARLVLAGDPGVLWSAGAGRVFADLLAARVCPQVASRRPDPGPIGELISGIGIGELNQVEAPGKEVVIVPVRDAGEAVHRTVQLVADSVPRAIGVRPEDTQVITPGHGGAAGTRALNAALKERLNPGPGRFAGFDPGDRIAYSPAPGRTLPGRVVKADADGLHLSCAGEAVVVPKERVEQCVRHGWALTAHQAVGGRWPAAVVVLPGDAAGALSRPWVYTAFGRAERHLSVVHGVEQALPRAVAEVPAKPRTTRLPALLIPQPGQPA; encoded by the coding sequence GTGAGCACGGAGCCCGAGACCACGGAGCCGGAGATCACGGGGAACCCCGAACCGGGGGCACCGGGCGCGTCCGAGGGTGACGAGGGCCCCGCGTCCGAGGGCGCCCAGGGGGCCGAGGGCGGCGCTTCCGGTGAGGGCGCTCAGTTGTCCGAGGCCGGGGCCGAGCTGGCGGCGCAGCGGGTCGAGCGGGAGCGGATCGCGCGGCGGAAGGCCGAGAAGGCGGGGCCGGTCGAGGCCGGGGGCAAGCTCAGCGGGACGGCCGCGGATCTGCTGGCCGCCGTACGGGCCGTGGAGGGCGGCGCCAAGCCCGCGGCCACCGTCTTCGCCGAGCCCGAGCCCGCACCCCGGCGGTCCGCCCAAGAGCCGGGGCGCCGGGCGCAGCCCGTGGTGGCCGAGGCACCGGCGGCGCCCGCGGCCGAGGCCGTGGCGGGTGTGGCGCAGGTACTGGCCGAGGGCGGCGCCCCGGGCACGCTGGCGCCCCAGGTCGCCGCCGCGCTCGGTGAGGGCGCGGACGAACAGTTGCGGGCGGATCCCTGGCAGTTGCTGCGGGTCGGCGGGGTACGGCCGGAGCAGGCCGACGGGTTCGCGCGGGCGCTGCTGGGCGCCGAGTGCGGTCCGGACGACGAGCGGCGGGGCCGGGCGCTGACCGTCTGGCTGCTGGAACAGGCGGCCGTGGCGGGGCATACGGCGCTGGAACTGCCGACGCTCACCGCCGCGCTGGCCCGCCAGGGGGTGCCCGACGCGGACGCCGCCGTCGAGCACACGCTCGCGGAGGGCGAGGCGCTGGCCTTCCAGGACGCGCTGGATGACGCTCCGGCGGCGGGCGACGCAGGGGGCGAGGAGGGTGAGGAGCGGCCCGTCCGGGTGCTCGTCGGGCTCGAGCGGTACGCCCTCGCGGAGGAGAGCCTCGCCGACGGTCTGGGGCGACTGATCAACTCCGTGCCCAAGCAGGACGGTTCGGCGGGCGCCTGGGACGAGGCCGCCGCCTCGGCCGGGGGTTCCGCGGGCGAGCTGATCCGCGCGGTCGCCGGGCACGCCCTGGTCCTGCACACCGGCGGCGCGGCTTCGCTTGCCGAACCGGCGGCACTGCTGCGCGCGGCGCACGGCATGGGCCTGCGCGCCTGGGCCGCGGCCCACAGCCCGCTGGGCCGGAGCGACTTCGCGAAGCTCCTGGAGGTGGACGCGGGCGACAGCCCGCCGACCGGTCCGCTGTCCGGCATCGGAACCGTCACCCTCGCCGGCCTGCTCTCCGGTGCCGAAGGGCCGGGGCGGGACGTGGACGGGGCGCTGGATCTCGATCTGCTGGTCGTGGTCGACGCACCGCAGCTGGACGTCGAGGCGGCCGCTCTGGTCGTGGAGTCGCTGGCGGACGGGGCGCGGCTGGTGCTGGCCGGGGATCCTGGGGTGCTGTGGTCGGCGGGGGCCGGGCGGGTGTTCGCGGATCTGCTGGCGGCCCGGGTCTGTCCGCAGGTCGCGTCCCGGCGGCCGGATCCCGGACCCATCGGCGAGCTGATCTCCGGCATCGGCATCGGTGAGCTGAACCAGGTCGAGGCGCCCGGCAAGGAGGTCGTGATCGTGCCGGTGCGGGACGCGGGCGAGGCCGTGCACCGGACCGTGCAGCTCGTCGCCGACTCGGTGCCGCGCGCGATCGGGGTGCGGCCCGAGGACACCCAGGTCATCACGCCGGGACACGGCGGTGCGGCCGGTACCCGTGCGCTCAACGCGGCGCTGAAGGAACGGCTCAATCCCGGCCCCGGCCGCTTCGCCGGCTTCGACCCCGGGGACCGGATCGCCTACTCCCCCGCACCTGGCCGTACGCTGCCGGGCCGGGTCGTGAAGGCCGACGCCGACGGGCTGCACCTGTCCTGTGCGGGCGAGGCCGTCGTCGTACCGAAGGAGCGGGTGGAGCAGTGCGTGCGGCACGGGTGGGCGCTCACCGCGCATCAGGCCGTCGGCGGACGCTGGCCCGCGGCCGTGGTCGTGCTGCCCGGTGACGCGGCGGGGGCGCTCAGCCGGCCGTGGGTGTACACGGCGTTCGGCCGGGCGGAGCGGCATCTGTCCGTGGTGCACGGCGTGGAGCAGGCGCTGCCCCGGGCCGTGGCCGAGGTCCCGGCCAAGCCCAGGACGACCCGCCTCCCAGCACTGCTGATCCCGCAGCCGGGCCAACCCGCCTAG
- a CDS encoding DUF5703 family protein, with amino-acid sequence MPEYEFVDVYVPRGVSRKDATRLLTDHAEYGHWELDRLSLLRDGSRRVRLRRRIIRQVRATW; translated from the coding sequence ATGCCGGAATACGAATTTGTCGACGTGTATGTACCGCGCGGGGTTTCCCGCAAGGACGCCACACGCCTGCTGACGGACCATGCCGAGTACGGACACTGGGAGTTGGACCGACTGAGCCTGCTGCGCGACGGAAGCCGCAGGGTGCGGCTGCGCCGCAGGATCATCCGCCAGGTGCGCGCCACTTGGTGA